GCAGTAGCGCCCGCGCCGTCGAGAGTCTCTGCGTCATGCCCTTGCTGAAGTTGCGGACCGGTTCGTCGGCGCGCGTGCTGAGCTCGACGCGCTCGAGCATGTCCTGAACGCCGTCGGTGTTGATCCTGTGGAGCTTGGCGACGAACTCGAGGTTCTCGCGCGCGGTGAGGTCGCGGTAGACGAGCGGGTCGTGGCCGATCAGACCGACTCGGCCGCGCACTGCCCAGGCGTCTTTGGGCAGTTCTTCGCCGAGGACTTGGATTGTGCCCGAGTGCGGTCGGAGCAGTGTGGAGAGGACCCGAAGCAGCGTCGTCTTACCCGCGCCGTTGGCGCCGAACACGACGAGCGTCTTCCCGAGCGGGATGTCAAACGAGACGTCGTCAAGCGCCGCGCGATCGCCGTAGTAGCGCGTGAGGTTGTCAACTGAGACTGCGAGGGGGTCGGGCACAATGGAGATTGTGGCGCGACGGGAGCCGGACTAGGCGGGTTGTGCAGCCAGTCGTGCTTCGGTCTCGCGCTGCGACTTCTCGATCAAAGCGTGAAGCTCATCGGCGCGACCCTCCCGCAGCAGCACGATCGGGTCGGGATCGCCGTTGACGATGTCCTCGAAGAATGCCTTGCGCTCGTTGTAGGTCGGGAGCGTTCCCTTGGCCCATCCGCGCGCGTCGTTGAGGATCACAGCGAGGTCGGCATACGCGTCGCCGAAGGCCTCACCGATCTCGCGCTTCATACGCTTAGCGAGTGCGGGCGACGCGCCGGCGGTGCTGATCTCGATGGCGATCGGGCCGGATCGAGTGATCGCCGGAAGGATGAAGTTGCAGAGGGGCGGGACGTCGACGACGTTGACGAGCTTGCCGCGGGCTTCTGCGTCGTTGTAGACCTGCACGTTGACGTCGGTGTCGTTGGTCGCGGCGATGATCATGAACGCGCCCTCGACGTCGGTGGATTCATATGGGCGTAGTTCGAGCTTGATCGTGCCCTCGTCGGCGAGTGCCTGGATGGCGGGCTCAGCCTCTGGGGCGATCACGGTGATGTCGCCGTCGCAGGCGAGCAGGCCTTCGATCTTCTCAAGCGCGATCATGCCGGCGCCGACCACGGTTGACCTGCGGCCGGAGAGTTTGAGGCAGGCAATGTAGAACGGCGTCTCGAGCATGCCTTGGACACACTCTTGATCGCAGATGCCCTTCTTGAGGGCACAGACGCATTCTTTTCCGGCATAGGCGGCGGCTGGCATGTACTGATTGTAGGTGTGGAGGATCGTCCAGCCCCCGAAAAACATTCGAGCGGAATTGGCTACCCGTTTTCGCTCTACGATCCGGGTGTATGTACGAGCCGACCGACCAACAGAAAGCAATCATTGACCACGACATTCGCTATCACGCGCGAGTTATCGCTGGCCCCGGCACTGGGAAAAGTGCGACCGCCGTGGCGCTGATTGAGCGCGTGCTTGAGGAGCTTCCTGACACCAAGATCAAGTTTTTGACGTTCACACGTGCGGCAACTCAGGAACTGGCGCGGAAGATGGATGGCGGAGAAGTCCATCCGTCGACGATCCACGCCTTCGCGATAGGGGCGCTGCTTCGAAACCCGGGGGCGGCCGCGTTTCCGCTGCCGCTTCGAATCCCTGACGACTGGGAACAACGAAAACTCATTGTGCCGTTGCTCGCAAGGTACCTGCGTGGTCGCGGTCTCGATCGTGCCGGCGTCCGCGATGTAAATAGCCGCTTCTTGCGGGAGATGGTCAGTGGGTGGGAGTCGCTCAACCCGGAGGAATCCGACGACGTGACTCCCCAGGAGCGCGCAGCGTTCCGCGGACTTTTCGAGGAGCATCGTGGCGTTTTCGGTTACACCCTCATGGGCGAGCTTCCAGACCTTCTTCGGCGTGCGATTGAAGACCATGATGACCTTGACGGAGTGGACTCGGACCTTTTGATCGTGGACGAATACCAAGATCTCAACGCGTGCGAGCTGCGAGTTCTGAAACTGCTCGCCGACCGGGGATCGACAGTTATCGCCATCGGAGACGACGATCAGTCGATTTACTCTTTCCGTCGTGCGGATCCGGAAGGCATTCGCCGGTTTCCGATCGAGTTCGACACCCAATACGACTATCCGATGACGATCTGCCATCGGTGTCCGGAGGAAATAATCGATTGGTCGCAGCGAGTCATCGCAGGGGATCCGGGCCGGGCACCGCGTCCTGAGCCGACCCCCGGAGACAACGCCCCGCAGGGCGAGGCGGTCCTCCTTCGATTCGCGAACGGTCTACAAGAGGCGGAAAGTGTCGCCGCCCTTGTGAAGAGCCTGAACGAGGATCGGGAGATCCCGCTTTCCGAGATCCTTATTCTCACAAGGACCGATCACAACGGACAGTTCTCAAGACCGATCAAAGAGGCCTTGGACGCATTGGCGATCGGGTGGTACGACCCAAGTCGCATCGGCGCGCTTTTGCAAGAAGAAGCATCTCGAAAGTTTCTCGCGTTCTTGCGGCTACTTTCCGACCGCCGTGACTCGCTCGCGTGGATGGCGCTAATAAGTCTCGAGCGCGGCGTCGGCGGTACATTCGTTGACTAC
This sequence is a window from Solirubrobacterales bacterium. Protein-coding genes within it:
- a CDS encoding ATP-dependent helicase, with the protein product MYEPTDQQKAIIDHDIRYHARVIAGPGTGKSATAVALIERVLEELPDTKIKFLTFTRAATQELARKMDGGEVHPSTIHAFAIGALLRNPGAAAFPLPLRIPDDWEQRKLIVPLLARYLRGRGLDRAGVRDVNSRFLREMVSGWESLNPEESDDVTPQERAAFRGLFEEHRGVFGYTLMGELPDLLRRAIEDHDDLDGVDSDLLIVDEYQDLNACELRVLKLLADRGSTVIAIGDDDQSIYSFRRADPEGIRRFPIEFDTQYDYPMTICHRCPEEIIDWSQRVIAGDPGRAPRPEPTPGDNAPQGEAVLLRFANGLQEAESVAALVKSLNEDREIPLSEILILTRTDHNGQFSRPIKEALDALAIGWYDPSRIGALLQEEASRKFLAFLRLLSDRRDSLAWMALISLERGVGGTFVDYVYDEAVSVGASFGETLERLAADDFAEGPSSSSTVTAMMGPVVEGLEAIGELTALEATEWPARIEEMFDAGHLPPVGNELVELMQAVAGELQGNELSLSQFVSQLWPVGQDLARATSEGVRFMTMGGSKGLTVSATIVVGVEQDLIPRENGDQREERRYLYVAMTRSTEVLAQTYAARRVGPQARAGRANSGRRSATALLRDTGVDATDGAEWIAEIS
- a CDS encoding bifunctional precorrin-2 dehydrogenase/sirohydrochlorin ferrochelatase, with amino-acid sequence MLETPFYIACLKLSGRRSTVVGAGMIALEKIEGLLACDGDITVIAPEAEPAIQALADEGTIKLELRPYESTDVEGAFMIIAATNDTDVNVQVYNDAEARGKLVNVVDVPPLCNFILPAITRSGPIAIEISTAGASPALAKRMKREIGEAFGDAYADLAVILNDARGWAKGTLPTYNERKAFFEDIVNGDPDPIVLLREGRADELHALIEKSQRETEARLAAQPA
- a CDS encoding ABC transporter ATP-binding protein, which translates into the protein MPDPLAVSVDNLTRYYGDRAALDDVSFDIPLGKTLVVFGANGAGKTTLLRVLSTLLRPHSGTIQVLGEELPKDAWAVRGRVGLIGHDPLVYRDLTARENLEFVAKLHRINTDGVQDMLERVELSTRADEPVRNFSKGMTQRLSTARALLPQPELLLLDEPRANLDPGAAMLLEPFIGRAGHRTRVIVTHDIDYGLDQGDIALGLKDGKSEWLQPADRVSNTEAQRLYK